The Phytoactinopolyspora mesophila nucleotide sequence ATCTGAGTCGCATGAATGGTCCTCCCTCGTCGGGTCTTATTTCGTGTCCGGTGAAGACGGCTCTCAATGTCCCCCCAGAGCACTGAGATAGATCTGTGAGCTGCTGTGAGTGCTCACAGGCCCGATCTGGACCGTTGGGGGCACACTGGTTGAATGCGAGTACTCGTGGTGGAGGACGAGGCACCACTCGCGGCCGCCATCGACCGTGGGCTGCGGGCTGAAGGGTTCGAGGTCGAGGTGGTCGGTGACGGACTCGAGGGTTACTGGCGCGGGCGAGAGCGGCCCTATGGCGCGATCGTGCTGGATATCTTGCTGCCGGGCATGAACGGCTACGTTGTGTGCCGGAAGTTGCGCGCCGACGGCGTGAGCACACCGATCCTTATGCTCACCGCCAAGGACGGTGAATACGACGAGGCCGACGCCCTAGATCTCGGCGCCGACGACTACTTGCGCAAGCCCTGTTCCTACGTCGTACTCGTCGCGCGGCTGCGCGCCCTGCAACGGCGCGGAGGGACAGTCCGGCCGGCCATACTCGTCGCCGGCGACCTCTACTTCGATCCGGCATCGCGGCGCTGCCGCCGCGACAACACGCCGATCAGCCTGTCCGCTCGCGAAGCATCGCTACTGGAGTACTTGCTGGTGCGCGATGGCGATCCGGTCGACAAGTACGAGCTGCTGGACGGGGTATGGGGCGCCGACCAGGATCATGACCCCAACGTCGTCGAGGTCTACATCGGATACTTGCGGCGCAAGATCGACCGGCCGTTCGGCCGGAACTCGATCCAGACCGTCCGAGGAGTCGGATATCGCGTCGTGGACGAGGTGTCCGATGCCGACCCGGCCTAGCGGCACCGTTTTGCTTGACCGCCTCCGAGTGTTGCGCTCGGTGAGGGCAAAGACAACCTTGATCGCCATGGGTGTTGTGGCCGTGGTGCTAGTGGTGGCGGTCGCTTTGCTGGCTGCCACCGTCCAGCGGTCGCTCACCGACCAGCTGCAGGCGCGCGGCCAGGCCCAGGTTGACCACATCGTGGGCCAGCTCGAGGAGGGGATGCCGCCGCGACAGGCGCTGGACGACGCGATCCGCGCCGACGAAGCCGCTGGAGAACGTGGAGAGGTGCCGACCTATGTTGCGATCTTGGACCAAGAAGGGCACCCCATCTTCGGCAGCGGCTTCTTCACCATGCCCGGCGTCGGGGAAGATGGCGGCGGCGTAGCAGTCACGGGCGGGTTGGGTGACTCCACGATCGAAGTCCTGGCCGAAGGCACGAACCTCACCGTCGCGCAGCGCTCGATCGAGATCGATGGCGAACTCCTCTATGTGGTGGCCGCCAGCCCACTAGCCGAGGTCGTCCGCAGTGTCGAGGCGATCATCCGGGTGTCGACGCTCGGCGCACCA carries:
- a CDS encoding response regulator transcription factor; translation: MRVLVVEDEAPLAAAIDRGLRAEGFEVEVVGDGLEGYWRGRERPYGAIVLDILLPGMNGYVVCRKLRADGVSTPILMLTAKDGEYDEADALDLGADDYLRKPCSYVVLVARLRALQRRGGTVRPAILVAGDLYFDPASRRCRRDNTPISLSAREASLLEYLLVRDGDPVDKYELLDGVWGADQDHDPNVVEVYIGYLRRKIDRPFGRNSIQTVRGVGYRVVDEVSDADPA